In Pseudomonas fluorescens NCIMB 11764, a single window of DNA contains:
- a CDS encoding primosomal protein N', whose amino-acid sequence MPDAILRLALPSPLRRLFDYRAPAGVLRDQLQPGMRLRVPFGRREMIGILVEVTDTSEVPAEKLKPALALLDATPPLPPALFKLCLWTSQYYQHSLGDTLSWALPVLLRQGELAEARQERFWSAAPGASLDDPRIARAPRQREALATLAQHPHGVAHQLLSKLMLSKDSLDLLLAKDLVQVEIRKHAPGARHEHWLAQPELPLNPEQRAAYEAIRAGFDSYHAFLLAGVTGSGKTEVYLQLIRETLEAGKQALVLIPEINLGPQTLARFEQRFNARIALIHSAVNDRERLEAWLAARDGDADIIIGTRSALFTPMKNPGLIIIDEEHDGSYKQQEGLRYHARDLALVRARQENIPIVLGSATPSLESLHNAYTGRYGLLRLNERAGGAKQPRFLRLDVKSRPLDSGISGPMQQAIGQTLAAGQQVLVFLNRRGFAPTLLCHDCGWMSECQRCDARMTVHQRSGELRCHHCGYVERVPRHCPKCGKVDLRPVGAGTERAEERLAILFPDVPVLRVDRDSTSRKDAMNQLFATIQKGQPCILVGTQMLAKGHHFPRVTLVSILDADGGLFSGDFRASERMAQLIVQVAGRAGRAEEPGKVIIQTHLADHPLLVQLTEQGYFAFAEQALSERRSAGLPPFAHLALLRAEAHKPGQAEGFLDEACSEAERLLAEQNLTGIELLGPVPAPMERRAGRYRAQLLLQATARAPLHRLLANWLLVLEQMPSGRAVRWSLDVDPVDLY is encoded by the coding sequence GTGCCCGACGCCATTCTGCGCCTCGCCCTGCCTTCGCCCCTGCGCCGCCTGTTCGATTACCGCGCCCCTGCCGGGGTCCTGCGCGACCAGTTGCAACCGGGCATGCGCTTGCGGGTGCCGTTCGGCCGGCGGGAGATGATCGGGATTCTGGTGGAGGTCACCGACACCAGTGAAGTACCGGCAGAAAAACTCAAACCGGCCCTGGCCCTGCTCGACGCCACACCGCCCTTGCCACCCGCATTATTCAAGCTGTGCCTGTGGACCTCTCAGTATTATCAGCACAGCCTCGGCGACACCTTGAGCTGGGCGCTGCCGGTGTTGTTGCGTCAGGGTGAGCTGGCCGAAGCGCGCCAGGAACGTTTCTGGTCCGCCGCGCCTGGCGCCAGCCTCGATGACCCGCGTATCGCCCGCGCCCCGCGTCAGCGTGAAGCGCTGGCGACACTGGCCCAGCATCCCCACGGCGTCGCTCATCAATTGCTGAGCAAACTGATGCTGAGCAAGGACAGCCTCGACCTGCTGCTGGCCAAGGACCTGGTGCAAGTCGAAATCCGCAAGCACGCTCCCGGCGCGCGCCACGAGCATTGGCTGGCGCAACCCGAGTTGCCGCTCAACCCTGAGCAACGGGCCGCTTATGAAGCGATTCGCGCCGGGTTCGACAGTTATCACGCGTTCCTGCTGGCCGGCGTCACCGGCAGCGGCAAGACCGAAGTCTATTTGCAGCTGATTCGTGAAACCCTCGAAGCCGGCAAGCAAGCACTGGTGTTGATCCCGGAGATCAACCTCGGCCCGCAAACCCTGGCGCGCTTCGAGCAACGATTCAATGCGCGCATCGCGCTGATCCACTCGGCGGTCAACGACCGCGAGCGTCTTGAAGCCTGGCTCGCCGCCCGGGATGGCGACGCCGACATTATTATCGGCACCCGCTCGGCGCTGTTCACACCGATGAAAAATCCCGGCCTGATCATCATCGACGAAGAGCACGACGGCTCCTATAAACAGCAGGAAGGCCTGCGCTATCACGCCCGCGACCTGGCATTGGTGCGCGCACGACAGGAAAACATCCCGATCGTGCTCGGCTCTGCCACGCCTTCGCTGGAAAGCCTGCACAACGCCTACACCGGTCGGTACGGCCTCCTACGGCTGAACGAGCGGGCGGGCGGCGCGAAGCAACCGCGCTTCCTTCGCCTGGATGTGAAAAGTCGCCCGCTCGACAGCGGTATTTCCGGGCCAATGCAGCAAGCCATTGGCCAGACACTCGCAGCCGGCCAACAAGTGTTGGTGTTTCTCAACCGTCGAGGTTTCGCGCCGACGCTGTTGTGCCACGACTGTGGCTGGATGTCCGAATGCCAGCGCTGCGACGCGCGGATGACCGTGCACCAGCGCTCCGGCGAACTGCGCTGCCACCATTGCGGCTACGTCGAACGCGTGCCCCGGCACTGTCCGAAATGCGGCAAGGTCGACTTGCGACCCGTCGGCGCCGGCACCGAACGTGCCGAAGAACGCCTGGCCATCCTGTTTCCGGACGTGCCGGTGCTGCGGGTCGACCGCGACAGCACATCGCGCAAGGACGCGATGAATCAGTTGTTCGCGACCATTCAGAAGGGTCAGCCATGCATTCTGGTGGGCACGCAGATGCTTGCCAAAGGGCATCACTTTCCACGAGTAACGCTGGTGTCGATTCTCGATGCCGACGGCGGACTGTTCTCCGGCGACTTCCGCGCCAGCGAGCGCATGGCGCAACTGATCGTTCAGGTGGCCGGACGTGCGGGCCGGGCTGAAGAGCCGGGCAAGGTGATTATCCAGACGCATCTGGCGGATCATCCGCTGCTGGTGCAATTGACCGAACAAGGTTACTTCGCCTTTGCCGAGCAGGCGCTGAGCGAGCGGCGTTCTGCCGGTTTGCCGCCATTTGCACATTTGGCGCTGCTGCGGGCGGAAGCGCACAAACCGGGGCAGGCGGAAGGGTTTCTGGATGAAGCATGCAGTGAGGCTGAACGGTTGCTGGCCGAACAGAACCTGACCGGGATCGAGCTGCTAGGGCCAGTGCCGGCGCCGATGGAACGCCGGGCCGGGCGTTATCGCGCGCAGTTGTTACTGCAAGCGACGGCGCGGGCGCCGCTGCATCGGTTACTGGCCAATTGGTTGCTGGTACTGGAGCAGATGCCGAGCGGGCGGGCGGTGCGCTGGTCGCTGGATGTCGACCCTGTAGATTTATACTGA
- the rpmE gene encoding 50S ribosomal protein L31: protein MKADIHPTYEITAVTCSCGNKFETRSNLAKPLAIDVCNECHPFYTGKQKTLDTGGRVQRFADRFGAFGKKPAAAAE from the coding sequence ATGAAAGCCGATATCCATCCAACATACGAAATCACCGCAGTTACCTGCAGCTGTGGCAACAAGTTCGAAACTCGTTCGAACCTGGCCAAGCCTCTGGCGATCGACGTATGCAACGAGTGCCACCCGTTCTACACCGGTAAGCAGAAGACTCTGGATACTGGCGGCCGTGTACAGCGCTTCGCAGACCGCTTCGGTGCTTTCGGCAAGAAGCCTGCTGCTGCAGCAGAGTAA
- a CDS encoding thermonuclease family protein yields the protein MGFTLLMKKASLVGAFFVSAIWFSGAQAFCPVPSGLASVAVQRVVDGDTVRLSDGRSVRMIGLNTPELGKQGRSDEPFAVAARKRLEALVAASDGRVSVLPGKESKDHYGRTLAHLYGADGVNLEAQMLAEGLGFQVAVAPNVDLVTCQQAAEHSARQAGLGVWRQSPVLKAEQINASGFAVVSGRVSKVQRNRGGVWIELQDSLVLRVAPNLLGQFDVAALERLKGSQIEARGWVVDRSRRGGLKQGQARWLLPLTDPAMLQAAP from the coding sequence ATGGGCTTTACCTTGCTAATGAAAAAGGCGTCCCTCGTGGGCGCCTTTTTTGTGTCCGCGATTTGGTTCTCGGGCGCCCAGGCCTTCTGCCCTGTGCCGAGTGGGCTGGCGTCGGTCGCGGTGCAACGCGTGGTGGATGGCGACACAGTGCGCCTGAGCGATGGCCGCAGTGTGCGCATGATTGGCTTGAATACGCCGGAGCTGGGCAAGCAGGGCCGCTCCGACGAGCCGTTCGCCGTGGCGGCGCGCAAACGTCTGGAAGCCTTGGTGGCTGCCAGCGACGGGCGGGTCAGCGTGCTCCCGGGTAAAGAGAGCAAGGATCACTACGGTCGCACCCTTGCACACCTCTATGGCGCCGATGGCGTCAACCTCGAAGCGCAGATGCTCGCTGAGGGCCTTGGGTTTCAGGTGGCGGTCGCGCCGAATGTCGATCTGGTCACCTGTCAGCAAGCGGCGGAACACAGTGCGCGACAGGCCGGGCTCGGCGTTTGGCGTCAGTCACCTGTACTGAAAGCGGAGCAGATCAACGCGTCCGGTTTCGCCGTGGTCAGTGGGCGTGTGAGCAAGGTTCAGCGCAATCGCGGCGGCGTTTGGATCGAGTTGCAGGATTCGCTTGTACTGCGAGTTGCACCCAATTTGCTGGGGCAGTTCGACGTCGCGGCGCTGGAGCGCTTGAAGGGCAGCCAGATCGAGGCACGTGGCTGGGTGGTGGACCGTTCCCGCCGTGGCGGATTGAAACAGGGGCAGGCGCGCTGGCTCCTGCCTCTGACCGATCCGGCGATGCTGCAAGCGGCGCCCTGA
- a CDS encoding malic enzyme-like NAD(P)-binding protein, translated as MSDLKTAALEYHAHPRPGKLSVELTKATATARDLSLAYSPGVAEPVREIARDPELAYKYTGKGNLVAVISDGTAILGLGNLGPLASKPVMEGKGVLFKRFAGIDVFDIEVDSESPQAFIDTVKRISITFGGINLEDIKAPECFEIERALIEQCDIPVFHDDQHGTAIVTAAGMINALEIAGKTLADAKIVCLGAGAAAISCMKLLVSMGANIENIYMVDRTGVIHSGRDDLNQYKAVFAHATDKRTLADALQGADVFVGLSGPNLLSAEGLKSMAANPIVFACSNPDPEIAPELAHATRDDVIMATGRSDYPNQVNNVLGFPFIFRGALDVRAKRINEEMKVAAANALRELAKLPVPQEVCDAYGGIKLEFGREYIIPKPMDARLITLISDAVAKAAIETGVATLPYPKNYPLKSVDDVFNG; from the coding sequence ATGTCTGATCTGAAAACTGCCGCTCTCGAATATCACGCCCATCCTCGTCCAGGTAAGCTGAGTGTCGAGCTCACCAAGGCCACCGCTACCGCCCGCGACCTGTCGCTGGCCTACAGCCCCGGCGTAGCCGAACCAGTACGCGAAATCGCTCGCGACCCTGAACTGGCCTACAAATACACCGGCAAAGGCAACCTGGTTGCAGTCATTTCCGATGGCACCGCGATTCTGGGCCTGGGCAACCTCGGCCCGTTGGCTTCCAAGCCCGTGATGGAAGGTAAAGGCGTGCTGTTCAAGCGCTTCGCCGGCATCGACGTATTCGACATCGAAGTCGATTCCGAAAGCCCGCAAGCCTTCATCGACACCGTTAAGCGTATCTCCATTACCTTCGGTGGCATCAACCTGGAAGACATCAAGGCGCCTGAGTGCTTTGAGATCGAACGTGCTCTGATCGAGCAGTGCGACATTCCAGTGTTCCACGATGACCAGCATGGCACCGCGATCGTGACCGCGGCCGGTATGATCAACGCCCTGGAAATCGCTGGCAAAACCCTCGCCGACGCCAAGATCGTCTGCCTGGGCGCCGGTGCTGCCGCCATCTCCTGCATGAAATTGCTGGTGAGCATGGGCGCCAACATCGAAAACATCTACATGGTCGACCGTACCGGTGTGATCCACTCCGGCCGTGACGACCTGAACCAGTACAAGGCTGTCTTCGCTCACGCGACCGACAAGCGCACCTTGGCAGATGCCCTGCAAGGCGCGGACGTGTTCGTTGGCCTGTCCGGCCCGAACCTGCTGAGCGCTGAGGGCCTGAAGTCCATGGCGGCCAACCCGATCGTATTCGCGTGCTCGAACCCGGATCCGGAAATCGCCCCGGAACTGGCTCACGCTACCCGTGACGACGTGATCATGGCCACCGGCCGTTCGGACTACCCGAACCAGGTCAACAACGTACTGGGCTTCCCGTTCATCTTCCGTGGTGCCCTGGACGTTCGCGCCAAGCGCATCAACGAAGAGATGAAAGTGGCGGCGGCCAACGCCCTGCGTGAACTGGCCAAACTGCCGGTTCCTCAGGAAGTGTGCGACGCCTACGGCGGCATCAAACTGGAATTCGGCCGTGAGTACATCATCCCGAAACCAATGGATGCCCGTCTGATCACCCTGATCTCCGATGCCGTGGCCAAGGCTGCGATCGAGACCGGTGTGGCCACCCTGCCGTATCCGAAGAACTACCCGCTGAAAAGCGTGGATGACGTGTTCAACGGCTAA
- a CDS encoding penicillin-binding protein 1A, with protein MIRLLKFFGWSIVAVFCGLLLGLTGAFLYLSPGLPSVEALRSIQLQIPLRVYSSDNKLIAEFGEMRRTPIRFADIPPNFINALLSAEDDNFANHYGVDPSSLMRAATQLVKSGHIQSGGSTITMQVAKNFFLTSERSFSRKTTEILLALQIERQLTKDEILELYVNKIYLGNRAYGIEAAAQVYYGKSIRDVSLAQMAMIAGLPKAPSRFNPLANPARSKERRDWILGRMYKLGKITEADYTAAINEPLNASYHVPTPEVNAPYIAEMARAEMVGRYGSDAYTEGFRVTTTVPRNLQEMANTALHEGLMTYDQRHGYRGPESRLPGKTREAWAAELTKQRTISSLEPAIVTQVDKTGLQVMTRTGDEHVGWDSMKWARPFLNTNSMGANPKQPSDVAQVGDLIRVQRQPDNSLKFSQIPQAQGALVSLDPQNGAIRSLVGGFAFEQSNYNRALQAKRQPGSSFKPFVYSAALDNGYTAASLVNDAPIVFVDEYLDKVWRPKNDTNTFLGPIRLREGLYKSRNLVSIRLLQALGIDRTIDYISKFGFNKQDLPRNLSLALGTATLTPMEIATGWSTFANGGYKISPYIIDKIESRNGDTLFVANPPSVPKGGVATDGIAAPAAEAFTVNATPGEAPGQPAPQAPAVAERIVDGRTTYILNSMLEDVIKLGTGRRALAMGRPDIAGKTGTTNESKDAWFSGYNADYVTTVWTGFDQPESLGKREFGGTVALPIWMNYMAAALKDKPPHTQPEPEGILSLRVDPVSGRAATPGTPGAYFELFKAEDTPPSVNELGNGNAPGSPLPADEAAPIDLF; from the coding sequence TTGATTCGTCTGCTGAAGTTTTTCGGTTGGTCCATCGTCGCCGTTTTCTGCGGACTGCTTCTTGGTCTGACCGGCGCTTTTCTTTACCTTAGCCCCGGATTGCCGTCTGTGGAGGCGCTGAGAAGCATTCAGTTGCAGATTCCTCTAAGGGTATACAGCAGCGATAACAAGTTGATCGCAGAATTTGGCGAAATGCGCCGCACTCCGATCCGTTTCGCCGATATTCCTCCCAATTTCATAAATGCGTTACTAAGTGCTGAAGACGACAATTTCGCCAACCATTATGGCGTCGATCCCAGCAGCCTGATGCGCGCCGCCACCCAATTGGTCAAAAGCGGCCACATTCAGTCCGGCGGCAGCACCATCACCATGCAGGTGGCGAAGAACTTCTTCCTGACCAGCGAACGCAGCTTTTCGCGCAAGACCACTGAAATCCTCCTGGCGCTGCAGATCGAACGGCAGCTGACCAAGGACGAGATCCTTGAGCTGTACGTCAACAAGATCTACCTCGGCAACCGCGCCTACGGCATCGAGGCGGCGGCGCAAGTGTATTACGGCAAGTCGATTCGTGACGTCAGCCTGGCGCAGATGGCGATGATCGCCGGTTTGCCAAAAGCCCCGTCGCGCTTCAACCCGCTGGCCAACCCGGCGCGCAGCAAGGAGCGTCGCGACTGGATCCTGGGGCGCATGTACAAGCTCGGAAAAATCACCGAAGCCGATTACACCGCTGCGATCAACGAGCCGCTGAACGCCAGTTATCACGTGCCTACCCCGGAAGTGAACGCGCCCTACATCGCTGAAATGGCTCGTGCCGAAATGGTCGGCCGCTATGGCAGCGATGCCTACACCGAAGGTTTCCGCGTCACGACCACCGTGCCGAGAAACCTGCAGGAAATGGCCAACACCGCGCTTCACGAAGGCTTGATGACTTACGATCAGCGCCATGGTTATCGCGGTCCCGAGTCACGCCTGCCGGGCAAGACGCGTGAAGCCTGGGCCGCCGAACTGACCAAGCAACGCACGATCAGCAGCCTTGAACCCGCCATCGTCACTCAGGTCGACAAGACCGGCCTGCAGGTGATGACCCGTACCGGCGACGAGCATGTTGGCTGGGACAGCATGAAATGGGCGCGGCCGTTCCTGAACACCAACAGCATGGGTGCCAACCCGAAGCAGCCGTCGGATGTTGCCCAGGTCGGCGACTTGATTCGCGTGCAACGCCAGCCGGACAATTCGCTGAAGTTCAGCCAGATCCCGCAAGCACAAGGCGCGCTGGTTTCTCTTGATCCGCAGAACGGCGCCATTCGCTCGCTGGTCGGCGGCTTCGCCTTCGAGCAGAGCAATTACAACCGCGCCCTGCAGGCCAAGCGTCAGCCGGGCTCGAGCTTCAAACCGTTCGTCTACAGCGCCGCACTGGATAACGGCTACACCGCCGCCAGCCTGGTGAACGACGCACCGATCGTGTTCGTCGACGAATACCTGGACAAGGTCTGGCGCCCGAAGAACGACACCAACACTTTCCTCGGCCCTATCCGCCTGCGCGAAGGGCTCTACAAGTCGCGCAACCTGGTGTCGATCCGTCTGTTGCAGGCCCTGGGCATTGATCGCACCATCGACTACATCAGCAAGTTCGGCTTCAACAAGCAGGACCTGCCGCGCAATCTGTCGCTGGCCCTGGGCACCGCGACCCTGACGCCAATGGAAATCGCCACCGGCTGGAGCACGTTTGCCAACGGCGGCTACAAGATCAGCCCGTACATCATCGACAAGATCGAAAGCCGTAATGGCGACACGCTGTTCGTCGCCAACCCGCCGAGCGTGCCGAAAGGTGGTGTCGCAACGGATGGCATTGCCGCCCCCGCGGCCGAGGCCTTTACGGTCAACGCGACGCCGGGTGAGGCTCCGGGCCAACCCGCGCCTCAGGCACCCGCCGTGGCTGAACGCATTGTCGATGGCCGTACCACTTACATCCTCAACAGCATGCTCGAGGACGTGATTAAGCTCGGCACTGGCCGCCGCGCACTGGCCATGGGTCGCCCCGATATCGCAGGCAAGACCGGTACCACCAACGAATCCAAGGACGCGTGGTTCTCGGGCTACAACGCTGATTACGTGACCACCGTCTGGACCGGTTTCGACCAGCCGGAAAGCCTGGGCAAGCGCGAGTTCGGCGGCACTGTGGCGCTGCCGATCTGGATGAATTACATGGCAGCCGCGCTCAAGGACAAGCCGCCGCATACGCAGCCAGAGCCGGAAGGCATTCTGAGCCTGCGGGTTGATCCGGTCAGTGGTCGCGCAGCCACCCCAGGCACGCCAGGCGCGTACTTCGAGCTGTTCAAGGCCGAAGATACGCCGCCCTCGGTGAATGAGCTGGGTAACGGCAACGCGCCGGGAAGCCCACTGCCAGCGGATGAAGCGGCGCCTATCGATTTGTTCTGA
- a CDS encoding pilus assembly protein PilM: protein MLGLFNKKANTLLGIDISSTSVKLLELSRQGDRYRVEAYAVEPLPASAVVEKNIAELEGVGQALTRVLLKARTSLRNVAVAVAGSAVITKTIEMDAGLSDDELENQLKIEADQYIPYPLDEVAIDFEVQGASARNPERVNVLLAACRKENVEVREAALALAGLTARVVDVEAYALERSFGLLAGQLAAAQDRLTVAVVDIGATMTTLSVLYNGRIIYTREQLFGGRQLTEEIQRRYGLTLEQAGLAKKQGGLPDDYVSEVLQPFRDALVQQVSRSLQFFFASGQYNAVDHILLAGGTASVPGLDRLIEQRLSTPTQVANPFSNMTLSSKVNAGALASDAPALMIACGLALRSFD from the coding sequence GTGCTAGGACTCTTCAATAAAAAGGCCAATACGCTTTTGGGGATCGACATCAGCTCTACGTCGGTGAAGCTTCTGGAGTTAAGCCGCCAGGGCGACCGCTACCGGGTCGAAGCCTATGCGGTAGAGCCGTTGCCTGCCAGCGCGGTGGTCGAGAAAAATATCGCCGAGCTCGAAGGCGTGGGTCAGGCACTCACGCGCGTGCTGCTCAAGGCCAGAACCAGTCTCAGGAACGTCGCAGTGGCCGTTGCCGGCTCGGCGGTGATCACCAAGACCATCGAAATGGATGCCGGTCTTTCCGACGACGAGTTGGAAAACCAGCTGAAAATCGAGGCTGATCAATACATCCCTTATCCGCTGGACGAAGTGGCCATCGACTTCGAAGTCCAGGGTGCATCGGCGCGCAACCCCGAACGGGTCAATGTGTTGCTGGCTGCCTGTCGCAAGGAAAACGTCGAAGTCCGTGAGGCGGCGCTCGCACTGGCCGGCCTGACCGCTCGCGTGGTCGATGTCGAGGCCTATGCGCTGGAGCGATCCTTCGGTTTGCTGGCCGGACAGCTGGCAGCCGCTCAGGACCGTCTGACGGTTGCCGTGGTCGACATCGGTGCGACCATGACCACGCTCAGCGTCCTGTACAACGGACGCATCATCTACACCCGCGAACAATTGTTCGGTGGTCGTCAACTGACGGAAGAAATCCAGCGACGTTATGGCCTGACCCTCGAGCAAGCAGGGTTGGCAAAGAAGCAGGGCGGTTTGCCGGACGACTACGTCAGCGAGGTGCTGCAGCCATTTCGTGATGCGCTGGTGCAGCAGGTGTCGCGATCGTTGCAGTTTTTCTTCGCCTCCGGGCAGTACAACGCTGTGGATCACATCCTGTTGGCCGGTGGTACCGCATCGGTGCCGGGGCTGGACCGGTTGATCGAGCAGCGTTTGAGCACGCCGACGCAGGTGGCCAATCCCTTCTCGAACATGACCCTGAGCAGCAAGGTCAACGCTGGCGCCCTGGCCAGCGATGCGCCGGCGCTGATGATCGCTTGCGGGCTGGCCCTCAGGAGTTTCGACTGA
- a CDS encoding PilN domain-containing protein translates to MARINLLPWREELREQRRKRFLLALVGVLVGSVAALLIADQAINGAIDRQVARNDYIGKQITVVDERIKQISDLKARRQQLVERMRIIQDLQGNRPISGRIFDQLARTLPDGVYFTEVKMEGKTLSITGAADSNNRVSDLMRNLDASDWFDAPNLTEVKATTAGQLDQANVFQLTVRQTQPAATEAVQ, encoded by the coding sequence ATGGCGCGGATCAACCTTTTACCCTGGCGCGAAGAACTGCGGGAACAGCGGCGCAAACGCTTCTTGCTGGCGCTGGTGGGTGTGCTGGTGGGCTCAGTGGCAGCGTTACTGATTGCGGACCAGGCCATCAATGGCGCCATCGATCGACAAGTCGCCCGAAACGATTACATCGGTAAACAGATTACGGTGGTCGACGAGCGGATCAAGCAGATCAGTGATCTGAAGGCCCGTCGCCAGCAGCTCGTCGAGCGCATGCGCATCATCCAGGACCTGCAAGGCAATCGTCCGATCAGCGGGCGGATCTTCGATCAGTTGGCGCGTACGTTGCCGGACGGGGTGTATTTCACCGAGGTGAAAATGGAAGGCAAGACCCTGTCCATTACCGGCGCGGCAGATTCCAATAACCGTGTGTCAGACCTTATGCGCAACCTGGATGCATCGGACTGGTTCGACGCGCCGAACCTGACGGAAGTCAAGGCGACCACCGCCGGCCAGCTGGATCAGGCCAACGTCTTCCAGTTGACCGTGCGCCAGACCCAGCCAGCCGCTACGGAGGCTGTTCAATGA
- the pilO gene encoding type 4a pilus biogenesis protein PilO, with the protein MRLAEWIEGLRKIDINDLDTNNLGSWPPAIKTLAGALLMVLVLALGYSFSISDLESQLELKREEESTLKEQFASKAHMAANLELYIQQMKEMENSFGVLLRQLPSDTEVPGLLEDITRTGLGSGLEFEEIKLLPEVTQPFYIELPIQITVTGAYHDLATFVSGVAGLPRIVTLHDFDLAPANPEGGTKLRMSILAKTYRYNDKGLQK; encoded by the coding sequence ATGAGGCTGGCCGAATGGATTGAAGGCTTGCGCAAGATTGACATCAACGATCTGGACACCAACAACCTGGGTTCCTGGCCGCCTGCCATCAAGACGCTGGCGGGTGCGCTGCTGATGGTTCTGGTGCTGGCGCTGGGCTACAGCTTTTCCATCAGCGACCTTGAGAGCCAGCTGGAACTCAAGCGTGAGGAAGAGTCGACGCTCAAAGAGCAGTTTGCCTCCAAGGCGCACATGGCGGCGAATCTGGAGTTATACATCCAGCAGATGAAGGAAATGGAGAATTCCTTTGGTGTGCTCTTGCGGCAATTGCCCAGCGACACCGAAGTGCCCGGTCTGCTGGAGGACATCACTCGAACCGGTCTGGGCAGTGGCCTGGAGTTCGAAGAAATCAAGCTGCTGCCGGAGGTCACCCAGCCGTTCTACATCGAGCTGCCGATCCAGATCACCGTCACCGGCGCGTATCACGACCTCGCCACGTTCGTCAGTGGCGTGGCCGGGTTGCCGCGCATCGTCACCCTGCATGACTTCGATCTCGCACCGGCCAACCCCGAGGGCGGGACGAAATTGCGCATGAGCATCCTTGCCAAGACTTACCGGTATAACGACAAGGGGCTGCAGAAATGA
- a CDS encoding pilus assembly protein PilP, translating into MTPMRFIPMIGILVVLAGCGGDTDFRDLDAYMNEMRLRAPGRIEPTPTFRSYPTFTYNAANLRSPFSRQVKVDLAGQKHGSRNVKPDPNRVKQYLEGFNIEQFEMVGTISNAAGSFALLRGAGGVHRLKVGDYLGRNDGRIVAISGSQVDVVEIVPDGEGAWLERPRTIPLKEHS; encoded by the coding sequence ATGACCCCGATGCGTTTTATCCCGATGATCGGAATACTGGTCGTTCTGGCCGGTTGTGGCGGCGACACTGACTTCCGCGACCTGGACGCGTACATGAACGAAATGCGCCTGCGTGCACCGGGCAGGATTGAACCAACGCCGACATTCCGGTCTTACCCAACGTTCACCTACAACGCCGCTAACCTGCGCAGTCCCTTTTCCCGGCAGGTCAAGGTCGACCTGGCTGGCCAGAAACACGGCTCACGCAACGTCAAGCCTGATCCCAACCGGGTCAAGCAGTACCTCGAAGGTTTCAACATCGAGCAGTTTGAAATGGTCGGCACGATCTCCAATGCGGCTGGCTCCTTTGCGCTGTTGCGCGGGGCAGGCGGTGTGCATCGGTTGAAGGTCGGCGATTACCTGGGACGTAACGATGGCCGGATCGTTGCCATCAGCGGCTCGCAAGTCGATGTGGTCGAAATCGTTCCTGACGGCGAAGGCGCCTGGCTGGAACGGCCGCGGACCATCCCTTTGAAAGAGCACTCATAG